The following are from one region of the Papaver somniferum cultivar HN1 unplaced genomic scaffold, ASM357369v1 unplaced-scaffold_132, whole genome shotgun sequence genome:
- the LOC113333044 gene encoding nucleolar GTP-binding protein 1-like, whose amino-acid sequence MVQYNFKKITVVPTGKDFVDIILSRTQRQTPTVVHKGYAINRLRQFYMRKVKYTQTNFHDKLSTIVDEFPRLDDIHPFYGDLLHVLYNKDHYKLALGQINTARNLISKISKDYVKLLKYGDSLYRCKSLKVAALGRMCTVIKRIGPSLAYLEQIRQHMARLPSIDPNTRTILICGYPNVGKSSFINKITRADVDVQPYAFTTKSLFVGHTDYKYLRYQVIDTPGILDRPFEDRNIIEMCSITALAHLRAAVLFFLDISGSCGYSIAQQAALFHSIKSLFMNKPLIIVCNKTDLQPLDGLSEEDMNLVKEMKAEAIKTVIGAGGEPNDDENVLLTMSTLTVEGVISVKNAACERLLNQRVELKMKSKKINDCLNRFHVAVPKPRDQKERPACIPQQVLEAKAKAAAEKEKKKLERDLEEENGGAGVYSASLKKHYILAHDEWKEDKMPEILDGHNVYDFVDPDILERLEELEREEGLRLEQEGDEEDVEMDSKELTPEEKDALAAIRKKKSLLIQQHRIKKSTAASRPVVPRKHDKDNKFTTQRMGRQLSALGIDPSKAINRARSKSIERGRKRERSRGDSDVDAMEMDDDRANKKLRLRSQSRPRSRSSSRPPGEIVPGEGFRDALQKSKALKLAHGASKKRNKDAKRGEADRTIPTLRPKHLFSGKRGVGKTDRR is encoded by the coding sequence ATGGTGCAATACAATTTTAAGAAGATTACAGTGGTTCCCACTGGGAAGGACTTTGTTGACATCATACTCTCTCGTACTCAGCGCCAGACACCAACTGTTGTTCACAAGGGATATGCTATCAACAGATTAAGACAGTTCTACATGCGTAAGGTGAAATACACACAGACAAACTTTCATGACAAGCTTTCAACTATTGTTGATGAGTTTCCTCGTCTAGATGATATCCATCCTTTCTATGGAGATCTCCTTCATGTTTTATACAACAAAGATCATTACAAGCTTGCCCTTGGTCAGATTAACACTGCAAGAAATCTCATTAGTAAAATATCCAAGGATTATGTGAAGCTTTTGAAGTATGGGGATTCCCTTTATAGATGCAAGTCACTGAAAGTTGCCGCACTTGGAAGAATGTGTACTGTCATTAAGCGTATAGGCCCTAGTTTGGCTTACTTGGAGCAGATTAGACAACACATGGCAAGGCTCCCATCTATAGACCCCAACACCCGTACTATCTTGATTTGTGGGTACCCAAATGTTGGTAAAAGCTCTTTTATCAACAAAATTACTAGGGCTGATGTTGATGTTCAGCCATATGCCTTCACCACAAAGTCCCTCTTTGTTGGACATACTGATTACAAGTACTTGAGGTACCAGGTGATTGATACTCCAGGGATCTTGGATCGCCCTTTTGAAGACAGGAATATTATTGAGATGTGCAGTATTACGGCTCTTGCTCATCTGAGAGCTGCTGTGTTGTTCTTCTTGGATATATCTGGATCGTGTGGATACAGCATTGCTCAACAGGCGGCTCTCTTCCACAGCATCAAATCGCTGTTTATGAACAAGCCTTTGATTATTGTGTGCAACAAGACTGATTTGCAGCCGTTGGATGGTCTCTCTGAGGAAGACATGAATTTGGTCAAGGAGATGAAGGCAGAAGCTATAAAGACTGTGATAGGTGCAGGTGGTGAACCAAATGATGATGAGAATGTTCTATTGACTATGAGTACTTTGACAGTGGAGGGAGTGATATCTGTGAAGAATGCAGCCTGTGAAAGACTATTAAATCAAAGGGTGGAACTAAAAATGAAgtcaaagaagatcaatgattGCTTAAATCGGTTTCACGTAGCAGTTCCAAAGCCAAGAGATCAGAAAGAAAGGCCAGCTTGTATACCTCAGCAAGTTCTAGAGGCAAAAGCTAAGGCAGCTGCcgagaaggaaaagaagaagcttgaaagagatttggaggaagagaatgGTGGGGCTGGTGTTTACTCCGCTAGCTTGAAAAAGCACTATATCTTAGCACACGACGAGTGGAAAGAAGATAAAATGCCAGAGATTCTTGATGGCCATAACGTCTATGATTTCGTCGATCCTGATATTTTAGAAAGGCTTGAAGAGTTGGAAAGGGAAGAGGGACTTCGTCTAGAACAGGAAGGGGATGAGGAGGATGTTGAGATGGATAGTAAGGAGTTGACCCCAGAAGAAAAAGACGCTTTAGCTGCCATCAGGAAGAAGAAAAGTTTGCTCATTCAACAGCATAGGATTAAGAAGAGCACAGCAGCGAGTAGGCCTGTTGTACCAAGAAAACATGACAAGGACAACAAGTTCACAACACAGAGGATGGGGAGGCAGCTGTCTGCATTGGGTATTGATCCTTCCAAAGCTATTAACCGTGCCCGTAGTAAATCCATAGAAAGGGGAAGAAAGAGGGAGAGGTCTAGGGGAGACAGTGATGTCGATGCTATGGAAATGGATGATGATCGGGCCAACAAAAAGTTGCGACTGAGGTCTCAATCACGCCCAAGGTCAAGGTCAAGCTCACGACCACCTGGTGAAATTGTTCCTGGAGAAGGTTTCAGAGATGCTCTCCAGAAGAGTAAGGCTTTGAAACTTGCACATGGAGCATCAAAGAAGAGGAACAAGGACGCTAAGAGGGGAGAAGCGGATAGGACAATTCCAACTCTCAGACCAAAGCATTTATTCTCTGGGAAGCGTGGAGTTGGAAAGACCGATAGACGTTAA